A single window of Neisseria chenwenguii DNA harbors:
- the gap gene encoding type I glyceraldehyde-3-phosphate dehydrogenase yields the protein MSIRVAINGYGRIGRQVLRAIYDYGLQNKLKVVAVNASGSLETNTHLTKFDTVHGRFDADVRHDATHLIINGHKIPYFSTRNPAELPWKDLDVDLVLECTGAFTGKSKANVHLESGAKKVLISAPGEADVDATVVYGVNDDVLAPEMTVVSNASCTTNCLSPVAKVLSESIGIVKGAMTTIHALTNDQTVTDVRHKDLRRARSGVENMIPTKTGAAKAVGLVLPELKGKLDGLAIRVPTVNVSLVDLNFVAARDTSAEEINGLMKAAAESGRLKGVLGYNGLPLVSMDFNHTSEASHFDATLTKVTDGNMVKVFAWYDNEWGFSCQMLKTACRMFDMEVPEFK from the coding sequence ATGAGCATCAGAGTCGCCATCAACGGATACGGCCGCATCGGTCGCCAAGTCTTGCGCGCCATCTACGACTACGGTCTGCAAAACAAGCTGAAAGTCGTTGCCGTCAACGCCAGCGGCAGCTTGGAAACCAACACCCACCTGACCAAATTCGATACCGTACACGGCCGTTTTGATGCCGATGTCCGCCATGATGCCACCCATCTGATTATCAACGGCCACAAAATCCCCTACTTTTCCACCCGCAACCCCGCCGAGCTGCCGTGGAAAGACCTCGACGTCGATTTGGTATTGGAATGCACCGGCGCGTTTACCGGCAAATCCAAAGCCAACGTCCACCTCGAATCCGGCGCGAAAAAAGTGCTGATTTCCGCTCCGGGCGAAGCCGATGTTGACGCCACCGTCGTTTACGGCGTCAACGACGACGTACTCGCCCCCGAAATGACCGTCGTCTCCAACGCCTCCTGCACCACCAACTGCCTCTCGCCAGTCGCAAAAGTATTGAGCGAAAGCATCGGCATCGTCAAAGGCGCAATGACCACCATCCACGCGCTCACCAACGACCAAACCGTGACCGACGTGCGCCACAAAGACCTGCGCCGCGCCCGCAGCGGCGTGGAAAACATGATTCCGACCAAAACCGGCGCCGCCAAAGCCGTCGGCCTCGTTCTGCCCGAATTGAAAGGCAAACTCGACGGCCTCGCCATCCGCGTGCCCACCGTCAATGTTTCATTGGTCGATTTGAACTTCGTCGCCGCCCGCGACACCAGCGCGGAAGAAATCAACGGCCTGATGAAAGCCGCCGCCGAATCAGGCCGTCTGAAAGGCGTGTTGGGCTACAACGGGCTGCCGCTGGTTTCCATGGATTTCAACCACACCTCCGAAGCCAGCCACTTCGACGCGACGCTGACCAAAGTGACCGACGGCAACATGGTCAAAGTTTTCGCGTGGTACGACAACGAATGGGGGTTCAGCTGCCAAATGCTCAAAACCGCGTGCCGGATGTTTGACATGGAAGTGCCTGAGTTTAAATAA
- the zupT gene encoding zinc transporter ZupT, whose translation MNALSSITTFQLLTAFGISFAAGLFTVLGSGLVMFSKTPNPRVLSFGLAFAGGAMVYVSLTEIFTKSNEAFAAAFGQQHGFAATTLAFLAGMGGIALIDHFIPNPHETLDAEDPDFQERRRSHIARVGMMAAFAITAHNFPEGLATFFATLDNPEVGMPLALVIAIHNIPEGISIAAPVYFATKSRRKTVLACLVSGLAEPLGAVLGYVFLKPFLSPAVFGTVFGLIAGVMVFLALDELLPAAKRYSDGHETVYGLTTGMGVIALSLVLFRF comes from the coding sequence ATGAACGCTTTGTCTTCCATAACCACGTTCCAGCTTTTGACCGCTTTCGGCATCAGCTTTGCCGCCGGCCTGTTTACCGTACTCGGCAGCGGCTTGGTGATGTTTTCCAAAACGCCCAACCCGCGCGTGTTGTCGTTTGGTTTGGCATTTGCCGGCGGGGCGATGGTTTATGTGTCGCTGACCGAGATTTTTACCAAATCCAACGAAGCGTTTGCGGCGGCATTCGGGCAGCAGCACGGGTTTGCCGCGACGACGCTGGCTTTTTTGGCGGGCATGGGCGGCATTGCGCTGATTGACCATTTCATTCCCAATCCGCATGAAACGTTGGATGCGGAAGATCCGGATTTTCAGGAACGCCGCCGCAGCCACATCGCGCGCGTGGGCATGATGGCGGCGTTTGCCATTACGGCGCACAATTTTCCCGAGGGGCTGGCGACGTTTTTTGCCACGCTGGACAATCCCGAGGTCGGTATGCCGCTGGCGCTGGTGATTGCCATCCACAACATTCCCGAGGGCATTTCCATTGCCGCGCCGGTGTATTTCGCCACGAAGAGCAGGCGGAAAACGGTTTTGGCCTGTCTGGTCTCTGGTTTGGCCGAACCGCTGGGGGCGGTGTTGGGTTATGTGTTTCTCAAGCCGTTTCTTTCGCCTGCCGTTTTCGGCACGGTGTTCGGCCTGATTGCCGGCGTGATGGTGTTTCTTGCGCTCGACGAGCTGCTGCCGGCCGCCAAACGCTATTCAGACGGCCATGAAACGGTGTACGGCCTGACAACGGGCATGGGGGTGATTGCGCTGAGTTTGGTGTTGTTCCGTTTTTGA
- the argJ gene encoding bifunctional glutamate N-acetyltransferase/amino-acid acetyltransferase ArgJ, giving the protein MAVNLVEKHENELRHIDGIQIYIGQAGVKKPDHDDLTLMVLSPNNTVGAVFTQNRFCAAPVYIAKSHLFDEDGVRALVINTGNANAGTGGQGRADAVEVCAAAAKHAGCQTTQVLPFSTGVILEPLPSEKIIAALPRVKPASWADAARAIMTTDTVPKAASREGKVGENHVVRATGIAKGSGMIHPNMATMLGFIACDAKVSQPVLQLMTKEIADMSFNCITVDGDTSTNDSFVIIATGKCGQSEIDNTADPRYEQLKTLLGGLALELAQAIVRDGEGATKFITIKVENAADRDEARKVAYAVAHSPLVKTAFFASDPNLGRLLAAIGYAGIDDLDTDHLKMWLDDVLVAELGGRAESYTEEQGQAVMNRDEITVRIDLQRGKAAAAVYTCDLSHDYVSINADYRS; this is encoded by the coding sequence ATGGCTGTAAACCTGGTTGAAAAACACGAAAACGAGCTGCGCCACATCGACGGCATACAGATTTACATCGGTCAGGCGGGCGTGAAAAAGCCCGACCACGACGATTTGACGCTGATGGTTTTGTCGCCGAACAACACTGTCGGAGCGGTCTTTACCCAAAACCGCTTCTGTGCAGCGCCCGTGTATATCGCCAAATCGCACCTGTTTGACGAAGACGGCGTGCGCGCGCTGGTCATCAATACCGGTAACGCCAACGCGGGTACGGGCGGGCAGGGGCGGGCGGATGCGGTGGAAGTGTGCGCCGCCGCGGCGAAACACGCCGGCTGCCAAACCACGCAGGTTTTGCCGTTTTCCACAGGCGTGATTCTCGAGCCCTTGCCGTCTGAAAAAATCATCGCCGCGCTGCCGCGTGTCAAACCCGCATCGTGGGCAGATGCCGCCCGCGCGATTATGACCACGGATACCGTGCCCAAAGCCGCCAGCCGCGAGGGCAAGGTCGGTGAAAACCACGTCGTGCGCGCTACGGGCATCGCCAAAGGCAGCGGCATGATTCATCCCAACATGGCGACCATGCTCGGCTTTATCGCCTGCGACGCCAAAGTTTCCCAGCCCGTGTTGCAGCTGATGACCAAGGAAATCGCCGATATGTCGTTCAACTGCATCACGGTTGACGGCGATACCAGCACCAACGACAGCTTCGTCATCATCGCCACCGGCAAATGCGGCCAAAGCGAAATCGACAACACCGCCGACCCGCGTTATGAGCAGCTCAAAACCCTGCTCGGCGGCCTCGCGCTGGAATTGGCGCAGGCCATCGTGCGCGACGGCGAAGGCGCGACCAAGTTCATCACGATTAAAGTGGAAAACGCCGCCGACCGCGACGAAGCCCGCAAAGTCGCTTACGCCGTCGCCCATTCGCCGCTGGTGAAAACCGCGTTTTTCGCGTCCGACCCCAACTTGGGGCGTCTGCTCGCCGCCATCGGCTACGCGGGCATAGACGATTTGGACACCGACCACCTGAAAATGTGGCTGGACGACGTATTGGTCGCCGAGCTGGGCGGCCGCGCGGAAAGCTATACCGAAGAACAGGGTCAGGCGGTGATGAACCGCGACGAAATCACCGTGCGCATCGACTTGCAGCGCGGCAAAGCGGCAGCAGCGGTTTATACCTGCGATTTGTCGCACGATTATGTGTCGATTAACGCGGACTACCGCTCGTAA
- a CDS encoding S49 family peptidase, producing MSYKLNELENPKPQSSSGNWERDTLRDVLLEAYKEQRRARIWRNIWRGVAALLFLGFLGAVSSSGDSKSPMMQMQASEKHTALISLNGVIGGGFDDQVKMLRDSMEAVYKNGKAQAIIIRANSPGGSPVVSSIAFNEIRQLKAQHPKIPVYVVAEDMCASGCYYIAAAADKIYADPSSVVGSIGVIGGGFDATGLMDKLGVKRRLKIAGSNKGMGDPFTPETPEQTKIWQQTLGDIHAEFIKAVKLGRGGRLKDAANPDVFSGRIYTGVEAKKVGLIDDFGNIYSVARDVVKTPNLVNYTPEDEWSKLLGRKFGAEVKAQVKEALHGIW from the coding sequence ATGTCCTACAAACTCAATGAATTGGAAAATCCGAAACCGCAGTCTTCAAGCGGAAATTGGGAGCGTGATACATTGCGCGACGTACTGCTCGAAGCCTACAAAGAACAGCGCCGCGCCCGAATCTGGCGCAATATCTGGCGCGGCGTGGCGGCGCTGCTGTTTCTCGGCTTCTTAGGCGCAGTCAGCAGCAGTGGCGACAGCAAGAGCCCGATGATGCAGATGCAGGCATCGGAAAAACATACCGCGCTGATCAGCCTCAACGGCGTCATCGGCGGCGGTTTCGACGACCAGGTCAAAATGCTGCGCGACAGCATGGAGGCGGTCTATAAAAACGGCAAGGCCCAAGCCATCATTATCCGCGCCAACAGTCCCGGTGGCTCGCCCGTCGTTTCCAGTATCGCCTTTAATGAAATCCGCCAACTCAAGGCACAACATCCGAAAATCCCCGTGTATGTCGTGGCGGAAGACATGTGCGCTTCGGGCTGTTACTACATCGCCGCGGCAGCGGACAAAATTTATGCCGACCCATCCAGCGTGGTCGGCAGCATCGGCGTGATCGGTGGCGGTTTCGACGCGACCGGTCTGATGGACAAACTCGGCGTCAAACGCCGTCTGAAAATCGCCGGCAGCAACAAAGGCATGGGCGACCCGTTTACGCCTGAAACGCCCGAACAAACCAAAATCTGGCAGCAGACTTTGGGCGACATCCACGCCGAATTTATCAAAGCGGTCAAACTCGGGCGTGGAGGCCGTCTGAAAGACGCCGCCAATCCCGACGTGTTCAGCGGCCGCATCTATACCGGCGTTGAGGCGAAAAAAGTCGGCCTGATCGACGATTTCGGCAACATTTACAGCGTCGCCCGCGATGTGGTGAAAACACCGAATCTGGTCAACTACACGCCCGAAGACGAATGGAGCAAACTGCTGGGCCGCAAATTCGGTGCGGAAGTAAAAGCGCAGGTTAAAGAGGCGCTGCACGGGATTTGGTAG
- a CDS encoding DUF417 family protein produces MKTLCQRFQQSDIDIAVLRFSVIFIIALFGIYKWFDFEVEALKPLISGSWLNFLYTLFGFHGASYFLGVVEGIAYIALALGYVKPKIGVVGDLLVILIGVVTLSTLPQVGMDSFIVKDIILLGAGLVLLKHDFGKVKKAQVIPVVKNIVE; encoded by the coding sequence ATGAAAACATTGTGCCAACGGTTTCAACAATCCGACATCGACATCGCCGTATTGCGTTTTTCCGTTATCTTTATCATTGCGCTGTTCGGTATCTACAAATGGTTTGATTTTGAGGTTGAGGCGCTCAAGCCGCTGATTTCCGGCTCTTGGCTCAATTTCCTTTACACGCTGTTCGGTTTTCACGGCGCCAGCTATTTTCTCGGCGTCGTCGAGGGCATCGCCTATATCGCGCTGGCGCTGGGTTATGTCAAACCCAAAATCGGCGTCGTCGGCGATTTGCTGGTCATCCTCATCGGCGTGGTGACGCTGAGCACGCTGCCACAGGTGGGTATGGACAGCTTTATCGTGAAAGACATCATCCTGCTGGGCGCGGGGCTGGTGTTGTTGAAACATGATTTCGGTAAGGTCAAAAAAGCGCAGGTCATCCCGGTTGTAAAAAATATAGTGGAGTGA
- a CDS encoding C40 family peptidase, producing MAVVQITPFNSSRFFCSQFVVEAFNRAYKPLTDTEPEWITPSDILNMREGDVPSVTPCNQTAMRRPPAMQTLGLELELSGTQSGGVTRPANQMPSEHLFSDGI from the coding sequence ATGGCAGTCGTGCAGATTACCCCGTTCAACAGCAGCCGCTTTTTCTGCTCGCAATTCGTCGTCGAAGCCTTCAACCGCGCCTACAAACCGCTGACCGACACCGAGCCCGAATGGATTACCCCGTCCGACATCCTCAACATGCGCGAAGGCGATGTCCCGTCCGTCACCCCCTGTAACCAAACTGCAATGCGTCGGCCACCTGCAATGCAAACGCTCGGTTTGGAACTGGAGCTGTCGGGCACGCAAAGCGGCGGAGTAACACGCCCCGCAAATCAAATGCCGTCTGAACATCTGTTTTCAGACGGCATTTGA
- a CDS encoding C40 family peptidase: MKTLPVAAILALFLLSACAAEWQKRTAPQGQPRYVLQTRRVGTIPSEGLKTITERDLRAGDILFSSERSLVSVNVRLFNRSAVSHTLIYPGSGEIAEAVGAGAQRNQPDRRFQTA; this comes from the coding sequence ATGAAAACCTTGCCCGTTGCCGCCATCCTCGCCCTCTTCCTCCTTTCCGCCTGCGCCGCCGAATGGCAGAAACGCACCGCCCCGCAAGGCCAGCCCCGCTATGTTTTACAAACCCGCCGCGTCGGCACCATTCCGTCCGAAGGCCTGAAAACCATTACCGAACGCGACCTGCGCGCGGGCGATATTCTGTTTTCCTCCGAGCGCAGTCTGGTTTCCGTCAACGTGCGCCTGTTTAACCGTTCCGCCGTCAGCCATACCCTGATTTACCCGGGCAGCGGAGAAATCGCCGAAGCCGTCGGCGCAGGCGCTCAAAGAAACCAACCTGACCGCCGTTTTCAGACGGCCTGA